From Camelina sativa cultivar DH55 chromosome 20, Cs, whole genome shotgun sequence, the proteins below share one genomic window:
- the LOC104770164 gene encoding anamorsin homolog isoform X2 — protein MVNQKTVLAVTDDVVLPVSSVLTVMEQLGKERFDPLIITQASTINQFPLDSSSVDAVLAISKTSDFPSDKICGEFSRILKPGGTVFVCKNLEGQLEDMQQTIQKRVTLAGFLEPQCVDLKSIKLSTFSLSFGIKAKKPSWKIGSSFALKKPAKVLLKVNLDDDLDLIDEDSLLTEEDLKKPQLPVASGCATTKKACKNCVCGRAEIEEKAVKLGLTDDQIENPQSACGSCGLGDAFRCGTCPYKGLPAFKLGEKVTLSRNFLEADI, from the exons ATGGTTAATCAGAAGACGGTTTTGGCTGTGACGGATGATGTTGTGTTGCCTGTTAGCTCTGTTCTTACTGTTATGGAACAGCTTGGAAAGGAGCGTTTTGATCCTCTGATTATTACCCAAGCATCCACAATAA atCAGTTTCCTTTGGATTCTTCATCAGTGGACGCTGTTTTAGCAATTTCCAAAACATCTGATTTTCCTAGTGACAAAATATGTGGTGAGTTCTCGAGGATCTTGAAGCCTGGTGGCACGGTTTTTGTGTGCAAGAATTTGGAGGGTCAACTGGAAGATATGCAACAG ACCATTCAAAAAAGAGTGACGTTGGCTGGTTTTCTGGAGCCACAGTGTGTTGATTTGAAATCAATTAAGTTGTCTACGTTCAGTTTATCCTTTGGG ATCAAGGCAAAGAAACCTTCTTGGAAAATTGGTTCATCATTTGCTCTCAAAAAGCCTGCAAAAGTTCTCTTGAAGGTTAATCTAGATGATGACTTGGATCTTATTGATGAAGATTCTCTTTTAACAGAGGAGGACTTGAAGAAGCCACAGCTTCCTGTTG CCAGCGGTTGTGCGACCACCAAAAAAGCTTGCAAGAACTGCGTCTGTGGTAGAGCTGAGATTGAGGAGAAAGCTGTGAAGCTGGGCCTCACAGATGATCAAATCGAGAATCCACAATCAGCATGTGGCAGT TGTGGGCTCGGTGATGCCTTCCGCTGCGGTACATGCCCTTACAAGGGTCTGCCAGCCTTCAAATTAGGCGAGAAG GTAACCCTATCTCGAAACTTCCTTGAAGCGGACATATAA
- the LOC104770164 gene encoding anamorsin homolog isoform X1 encodes MDSMVNQKTVLAVTDDVVLPVSSVLTVMEQLGKERFDPLIITQASTINQFPLDSSSVDAVLAISKTSDFPSDKICGEFSRILKPGGTVFVCKNLEGQLEDMQQTIQKRVTLAGFLEPQCVDLKSIKLSTFSLSFGIKAKKPSWKIGSSFALKKPAKVLLKVNLDDDLDLIDEDSLLTEEDLKKPQLPVASGCATTKKACKNCVCGRAEIEEKAVKLGLTDDQIENPQSACGSCGLGDAFRCGTCPYKGLPAFKLGEKVTLSRNFLEADI; translated from the exons ATG gATTCGATGGTTAATCAGAAGACGGTTTTGGCTGTGACGGATGATGTTGTGTTGCCTGTTAGCTCTGTTCTTACTGTTATGGAACAGCTTGGAAAGGAGCGTTTTGATCCTCTGATTATTACCCAAGCATCCACAATAA atCAGTTTCCTTTGGATTCTTCATCAGTGGACGCTGTTTTAGCAATTTCCAAAACATCTGATTTTCCTAGTGACAAAATATGTGGTGAGTTCTCGAGGATCTTGAAGCCTGGTGGCACGGTTTTTGTGTGCAAGAATTTGGAGGGTCAACTGGAAGATATGCAACAG ACCATTCAAAAAAGAGTGACGTTGGCTGGTTTTCTGGAGCCACAGTGTGTTGATTTGAAATCAATTAAGTTGTCTACGTTCAGTTTATCCTTTGGG ATCAAGGCAAAGAAACCTTCTTGGAAAATTGGTTCATCATTTGCTCTCAAAAAGCCTGCAAAAGTTCTCTTGAAGGTTAATCTAGATGATGACTTGGATCTTATTGATGAAGATTCTCTTTTAACAGAGGAGGACTTGAAGAAGCCACAGCTTCCTGTTG CCAGCGGTTGTGCGACCACCAAAAAAGCTTGCAAGAACTGCGTCTGTGGTAGAGCTGAGATTGAGGAGAAAGCTGTGAAGCTGGGCCTCACAGATGATCAAATCGAGAATCCACAATCAGCATGTGGCAGT TGTGGGCTCGGTGATGCCTTCCGCTGCGGTACATGCCCTTACAAGGGTCTGCCAGCCTTCAAATTAGGCGAGAAG GTAACCCTATCTCGAAACTTCCTTGAAGCGGACATATAA